The sequence CCTGTAAGCAAAAGTATCAAATGGACATGTGAAGGttgttttctcttggtcctccggtgctatagggatttggttataaccagaGTATCCATCTAGGAAACAATAATGGCTGTGGCCAGCTAATCTTTCTAACATTTGGTCGATGAATGGTAGAGTAAAGTGGTCTTTCCTAGAGGCTGAGTTCATCTTACGGTAGTCTGTACATACTCTCCACCCGGTGGTAACACGTGTAGGTATCAATTCATCATTCTCATTCGCAACTACCGTAATCCCGGACTTCTTTGGGACAACCTGGACAGGGATGACCCATTTACTATCATATATGgggtatatgatacctgcatATAATAACTTGAGAACCTCAGTGCGGACAACTTCCTTCATATTAGGATTTAAACGTCTCTGCATTTCTCTTGAGGTTTTGGCACCTTCTTCTAGGTAGATGTGGTGCATACAATCTGCAGGACTAATTCCTTTCAagtctgttatggtccaccctattGCATTCTTGTGCTCTCGGAAAACACTAACTAGTCTGCTTTCCTGATCGGGATCTAAGTCAGAGGAAATTATGGCAAGAAGAGTATTTTTCACTACCAagaaatacatatttcagtgtatcTGGTAGCGGCTTTAATTCAAGGGTGGGGGCCTTAACTGATGATGGAAGGGGTTTATCTATGGTCGGCGGAAGAGGTTCTGGTTTACGCTGCCATTTACCATAATTCATTACCGGCGCAGAATATAACAACGCATTAACTTCTTCAAAATGACTATCCTCATCCTAGTAGGCTCCAAAGTGGGCCAAGCACGCCTCTAAAGGATCGCTAACACTATTGGTGGTAAAGGTATTCTAAACTAGAGAACCAATCATGCATATAGACTCATAGTGTCGGGGATCTGGTGGGGCTTGTAATGCCTTAAAAACGTTCACCGAGATTTTCTGATTCCCAAATGAAAATTCTACTAGGCCAGTTTGACAATATATGACTGCATTTGCAGTGGCTAGAAACGGACGACCTAGGATTATTGGGATACTGATATCTTGACTAGAGACAGGTTAAGTGTCTAAAATCACAAAGTCAACTGGATAGATAAAGTTTTTTACCTGAaccaaaacatcttcaataattTCACGTGGGATTTTGACTGACCTACCGGCTAACTGTAGTGTTATCCTAGTTGGTTTCATCTCCCCTAGTCCAAGTTGTTCATATACCGAGAAAGGTAAAAGGTTCACACTAGACCCAAGATCTAATAGAGCATTGTCTATCGTTTGTTTACCTATGACACATGTGACAGTAGGACAACCAGGATATTTAAATTTTATTGGGTACTTTTGTGAGATTATGGAACTAACTTGTTGGGTCAAGAAGGCCTTCTTATGGACACTAGCGTCTCTCTTGATAGTACACATCTCTTTTAGGAACTTGACAATAGTCGGTACATGTTTTATTGCATCTAACAATGGCAGTTTGATCTTAACTTGCTTAAAGATGTCTAGGATTTCAGCATATGTACTTGGCTTTTTCTTAGCGAGTCTCTGAGGAAATGGTGCAGGTGGTATGTACACTCGCTCAGGGGTAGCTTCCTCACTTGGACTCTTAGCACTCTCAGGATAAATAGGGTCTTTAGGAAAAGTTTGGTCAACCTCAGTCTCTTTTGCAGCTGGACTACTATCCTTAGGTGGTTCTGCCGAGTTCTCTaatgttttaccactcctaagggtgataACTGCTCTGACATGTTCGTTGTGGTTAGAACTACCTGACCTATTACCCTGGTTGACTCCTTTCGGATTTGGAGTCGTTTGGCTTGGAAATGTCTCATCCTCCTTATCATTTAACCTGTTTGAAAGTTGACTTATTTGAGTTTCTAAGTTGCTAATAGCTTGGGCATTATTCTGTTGGTTGTGCTGACTCATTTGGACAGAGTCATCAAACTTTTGGTTACTTTGGACAACACTTTGAGCTAAAAGTTTCATAGATTCCTCTAGAGATGTCAACTTATGATCAACTGGGCTTGGTTCTTGGGATTGAGTATGGTTCCTAGAAAAACTTGGTGGTGGGTTGCTAGATGGGCCGCCTTGATGGTTACCTTTAGACCACGAGAAATTCGGGTTATGTCCTTAACCGGGGTTATAGGTATTAGAGTATGGGTCGAACTTGGGACGATTCTCATATTTAGAGTTCATACCACCATGTAGGACACTAACCTGGTCACGAGTAGTTTCACTAGGGTAAAACAAAGGACAGTGAGGTTCAATATGACTTTGATCACCACAAATGGTACATGGATAGGTTCTGGGCTCACTGTTACAGCTTATAGTCTATTTGGACCCTTGGTTCATCTCTAAGGCCTCTAGATGCCTAAGGATATCAGACCCATTATCGACTCTATTTACCCTATGGATAGGGTTCGTAGATATTTCGGGCTCCCTCATTGAAGCCCATTGACGAGTCTTGTCAGCTAGctcgatgaactcgtcaaaacattcatTTGGGTCTTGATAGGTGAATTCTCCACCACtcattgtttctacctgcattcTGGTTTCACTATCTAGGCCCTCATATAAGATTTGGGCCATGTATCCTTTATCAAAGCCATGGTGCGGGCATTGTTATAATAATTCATTAAATCTTTCTACGTAATCATGTAGGCTCTCACCTATTTTCTTCTTAAAGGTTTGAATAAACTGCCTAACAGTGGCAGTCTTGTGATGTGATTATAACTTCTTAACAAAGGCCTCTATAAGGCCATCCCAGATGGTGATTGTTTTAGAGGGAATCAAATGGTACCACTCATTGGCTCTCTCTTCTAGGGAAAAATGAAAGAAACGCAACTTAAGAACATCTTTAGGGACATTCGGGTAACTCATTGTGTCACAGATCATTTCGAAGTCCCTTACGTGGGTATACGGGTTTTCGTTCTCTATTCTCCTAAAATTTCGAAGCATTCCAAATGTCCCTGGTTTAATATCAAACTTAACCGTAGTGGCCAGTAAAACTACCCCAGGTTCACGTATCACTCTAGACGGCTTCAAACGGTCCCTAAGGGTTTTGGTTGGCGAGACTTCatccacatcattttcattaaccatttcgGTAAAAATAGAAGTACTACCGAAATCCGTGTAACGGGTCTGACTCAAATCAAAAAGGTCGTTTTCTACAAGTCTATCTCCTACCCGTTTCCAACGTCGCATACACAAACAATAATACTAGTGAAGCAAGAAAATCGTGCACATGCAAAAGCTAGGGTTCACTATTtcaggtaagcttgggttacctacagcaaaaatatacctacagtcaaagactggtcacagGTACAGGGCTGAGGTTCGCAGTGTTTCGGGTGATAACGCCCAGATGGTTCATCGTACTAAACCACatgttttcctaaaatcggtgccAGACGAataatgcaattggtgtgtgcacgtatatttttttttaataaataaaagaaaaataaaggatatatatacaaattgattctaaaatctAAGCAAATAATGAATTAATTGATACAAACATTTGGGTTTTATTACTTACCTCTCTTTTGGCAGGCAATTCCACaataaatgcagaaaaatacctgcacaacaaaaacaagaatatacccaagtaaaatcaaagattataaaaaaaaatattaaaaaaaaataataataataggaaaaaaagaaaaggaatctaaaacctaacataaaggcaagtccgcgtcggcggcgccaaaaactgatgtagtttttacagtggaagtaagaattcgtttctcggactttttaaagattaggtttttttttaaacttaaagATTGTGATTTTTATAAAACTCTAAAATAATGGAAATGCTAAAAATAATTTTTGTATTCAATTAAAGGATTCTAGGATGTCAAGATTCTATCACTACTACGCGTGCTAAATGATTGTAACTATTCCCTATAACACTCTCCCAAAATTACACAAGACGATTTAGAACAAATATTACGTCTCGGAAAATAAATCTTTTCAAATAATTGTTTTTTTCAAAGAATTAACaatcttcttcactataaaatgCTAGTCTCTAATAAAGAATATATAAGTCACTATTTAAACATTATATGGCACATGAAGAAAATCATTATCGTGACAAATCGAGAATAAGGACCAAAGAAATTGTTATAGAAAATAATCAAAACATATTAGCATACATAGTAGGACTTCCTCTCTAATCCTAGAAaatgatttagctactcatggcaaaattaaacaaaaaaataaaataaaccatcATATTTATTTGAATAGAGATGCTTACAAGACAGAGCTGTTTCGGTGCCAAGTAATGTAACTAGGCAATACTTGCCTTGATTTTGATTACAAtggatttattcacttctttttcTTAGTTTACCAAGCACCAAACAATGGACAAATAATGGAAAGACCAAAAACTTCCAAAATAAAACATGAGCAGCTTCCCAAATTTTTTTGTAAGTGCCAAAACTAACGACCTCCCCCCTTTATATACTCACTACTTCTTTATACTTCCCTAATTAGAAAAGTATGCATTTAACTCCAAATCTTGTGTACACGGCAAAATAATTCTTACGATGTCGACATACTAATTCCACTGATCCTTCATACCACATAGAAATGATGTTAATATTATATTCTTTCCTTACAAGCAGTTTATGCCTTTGGTGTAAACATATTAGGACAATTGTGATCGGCATCTCCATTCAAAACTTGACTTAATTGTTTAATCTACCAAAGATTTAATTCAATGCAAATTATTTGAGTATGTATAGCCTTCCAAATTTGTCTGGCTTTGGATTGCACGTATTTGTAGAATATATTCTCACTTGACTGTCCAATATACTCTTTCGTTAATTACTTTCCTCATTTCATCCTTTAGCTGCATGATCAAGACGGTGGACCACAATTGGCTATGAGAGCTCAAGCTTTGGACGATGGTTGCATAGGTCCGCATTAATTTCTCATGGGTGCTCGTAGTAATTCCAGTTTTCCACTCTTATTAAAACAAATGAAATCCTGCAAAACTCAAATAAAATCATCAAATTGTACAAAATAAAGAACTAAACAAATATAAATTAAGATGTAAAAATGAAGTGTTTacacactcatcaaatacccccaaacctacatttttctagtcctcgagaaaaaataaGCATttttcgggagggtttaccagaggtgtacccacaaaatttTTACTCCAATGATTaatcacaagtatccaaagagctatgaggacataacgTTTCTCAACCTATCGCCAAGTAACTAAAATGCCAGAGATATTAAAGGTATCCGCTCTAAAGCTGAATaggaaaaggggagacacatccgcaacactgctagataaagagatatccgctatacagctagataaacattgtaagatgcatccgctttacagctggataagattaggagagataaagatgagagggacatctccTACACAGCTGGaaaaattacgtgtgatgagttgaaccagtgctagaaagatcttgtgccagatggaaagcggactaacaaagcaaccaatatgcatctcttttTGACTCTCTCATAGTGATTAGTAGAAATTCTTctgcttcaactgttgatgatagactcttgaacttcgtagaaccttgacaattaactcctctcttcgatttcttgcttgaacttccttatagatttctaattccctatggccttattgaacaaaacaatgtattttttttttttttttcatttctcatttttcatttttttttattttttttttcatttttcatttttctgttttttttatggGTATGCAGTAATAACAAGGATaatatttacatggccatgagacagGGACTTTagtacttggatcttcgcaacttgaaatatcttggtatcatgaacttcaacaacttacatcgtttgattttctttgatctaagtcttcaactttgatttttaatttttcttttctttgtattgTTTCttataaaccttgaacgtcttcaactttcttcatagattttggtgtcgctccgcttgttgatgatgataagtttctacttaaagagagtcgtaatccagtaaccaAGACTACAtgggaggttgctttgtctttctggcatttccttctgacctaattGTCTTCCCATTATGGATGGTTACgtccatcacgattaccctctaaaaggaacatattctctcctgaatgtcaaagatctcaatgtctttttctctaatatatcaatagaatgttatccctagcaattccagtTTCTATCTTTTctgtgagaaacagtatgtaaacttagctaaaagaatactatgtgactctaaatgtTGGAGATTCTTGGTACAACTCAAaattttctcccttacccccaaacctaaattgaGCATAGTCCTCGATGTTCCAAATATAAAAATATGAATACATGAACAAAGAGAAATGCTGATCAAAAGAAAAGAGATAGGGAAAGATGTTACCAGGACCTTGTACCACAaagatgggttgcctcccataaaGCGCTAAATTTAATGTCTTAGCCAGACTTGACTGTACCTGCAGAAAATTTGTCGTGATAAACGGGATCCtgtaaatttttattttccacTTCAGGGTTGGTCAATTCGATAAATGGTTTTAATCGTTGACCGTTGACTTTAAAAGTCTCTCCAGTATCATGGTTCGTAACCTCAACAGCACCGTGCGGATACACGGTCTTGACATAAAATGGGCCAGTCCAACGAGATCTAAGCTTACTAGGAAAAAGGTGAAGGCGAGAATTATACAAGAGAACTTTCTGGCTTGGTGTAAACGACTTTCGAAGAATCGATTTGTCGtgaaaaactttggttttctccttgtaaattcaTTTTGGTAAGAATCATTAcgaatttcttctaactcattgagctgAAGTCTACGGTTATCAACAGCAGTAGGTAGGTCAAAGTTTAGTCGTTTAATGGCCCAATAAGCTCGGTGTTTTAATTCTACATGCAAGTGGCAGGCTTTACCGAAGACAAGTCTATATGGAGACATCCCAAGTGGAGTCTTAAAAGCTGTTCGGTAAGCCCACAATGCTTCTACTAAGCGCAGAGACCAATCCTTTCGGGTAGGGTTTACGGTCTTTTCTAAAATATGTTTAATTTGcctattagacacttcaacttgaCCACAAGTTTGTGGGTGGTAAGGTGTAGAAACCTTATGGGTAATGGAGTACTTCTTCATGAGTGTCTCAAAAGACCGGTTGCAAAAatgggaacctccatcactaatgattTCTCTAGGCATAACAAATCGAgagaaaatattgtctctaacaaaCTTAATCACAACGTGGCGATCATTTGTCTTGGTAGCTATtgcttcaacccacttagacacatagtcaacAGCTAATAAGATGTAAAAGTTACCATAGGAATTGACAAAGGGACCCATAAAATatattccccacacatcaaatatttctattattagtaTAGGACTAAGTGGAATCATATTACGTCGGGTCATCTTTCCTAacttttgacatctatcacaactttgacaaaatagGTGGGAGTCCGTAAACAGTGTTGGCCAATAGAGACCAGATTGTAAAACCTTTGCAGCTGTTTTCCTagaactaaaatgacccccacaagctcCAGAATGACAAAAAGTCAAAACACTGGAGATTTCgttgtcaggaatacaacaacggATGATCTGATCCGGGAAATATTTGAATAAGTACGGATCATCCAACAAAAAGTATTTAACCTCAGACAAGAATTTAACTCTATCCTGTTTAGACCAATGGTCAGGCATTTGACCAGTTACCAAATAATTAACAATGTCAGCAAACCAGGCTAACTCAGAGATGGAaaataattgttcatcagggaacgtGTCAAGGATCGGTCTCTCATCATTTTTAGTCTCATCAAGGATACGGGATAAATGGTCAACCACTACATTTTCAAACCCTTTCTTATCACGAATATCTAGAGTAAATTCTTGAAAAAGCAAAACCTATCTAATCAGCCGAGGTTTTGAGTCCTTTTTTAAAAGGAGATATTTGAGTGCGGCAGGATCAGAGTAAATTATGACCTTAGGCCCTAGGAtatatgatctaaatttctccAAAGCAAAAACGATGGCTAACATTAATTTCTCAGTGGTTGTGTTGTTCAACTGGGCATCTTTTAGGGTcctactagcataataaatcacactaCGTGCTTTATCACGTCGTTGGCCATGACCAACCGCATAATCGgacgcatcacacatgagttcaaatgggaggttccaatcgggtggttggaTGATAGGGGCAGAAGTCAATAAaaatttaagcttctcaaaagcttcaACACAGGCTTCATCAAATATAAAGGAAATATCTTTAGCAAGTAGGTTTGACAGAGGTAAGGCAatcttgctaaagtctttgatgaaacgaCGGTAAAATACAGCATGGCCAaggaaagatctaacatctgttaCATTCTTAGGTGGTATTAATTTTGAAATGAGGTCAACCTTGGATGtatcaacttctattcccttagaggacaccacatgtcctaacactattccagatttaaccataaaatgacacttttcccaattaaggactaagttcttttctttacaacgttcTAGAACTAGTGTAAGGTGGTGCAAACATTCATCGAAAGAGGATCCAAAAACCGAATAATCGTCCATAAAGACCTCGAGAAATCACTCAACCATGTCCGAAAAGATACTTAGCATGCAACGTTGGAATgttgcgggtgcattacacaacccaaaaggcatacgcctgtaagcaaaagtaccaaatggacatgtgaaggttgttttctcttggtcctccggtgctatAGGGATTTAGTTAGAACCAGAGTATCCATATAGGAAACAATAATGGTCGTGGTCAGCTAATCTTTCTAACATCTGGTCGATGAATGGTAGAGGAAAGTGGTCTTTCCTAGAGGCTAAGTTCAGCTTACGGTAGTCTGTACATACTCTCCACCCGATGGTAACACGTG comes from Papaver somniferum cultivar HN1 chromosome 7, ASM357369v1, whole genome shotgun sequence and encodes:
- the LOC113296509 gene encoding uncharacterized protein LOC113296509 → MKLLAQSVVQSNQKFDDSVQMSQHNQQNNAQAISNLETQISQLSNRLNDKEDETFPSQTTPNPKGVNQGNRSGSSNHNEHVRAVITLRSGKTLENSAEPPKDSSPAAKETEVDQTFPKDPIYPESAKSPSEEATPERVYIPPAPFPQRLAKKKPSTYAEILDIFKQVKIKLPLLDAIKHVPTIVKFLKEMCTIKRDASVHKKAFLTQQVSSIISQKYPIKFKYPGCPTVTCVIGKQTIDNALLDLGSSVNLLPFSVYEQLGLGEMKPTRITLQLAGRSVKIPREIIEDVLVQESRLVSVFREHKNAIGWTITDLKGISPADCMHHIYLEEGAKTSREMQRRLNPNMKEVVRTEVLKLLYAGIIYPIYDSKWVIPVQVVPKKSGITVVANENDELIPTRVTTGWRVCTDYRKMNSASRKDHFTLPFIDQMLERLAGHSHYCFLDGYSGYNQIPIAPEDQEKTTFTCPFDTFAYRHMPFGLCNAPATFQRCMLSIFSDMVD